One Brachybacterium kimchii genomic window carries:
- a CDS encoding DUF3052 domain-containing protein, producing MSPSADATASGPTAEGLGLSKGQVVQEFGYDDDVDLGLRDAIEDLIDADLEDEDSQEMVDAVVLWWREGDGDLTDALVDCLGMLSPGGPIWVITPKAGRDGHVLPAEIDEAASTSGLRTMGNQNLAPEWSGTRLASRQA from the coding sequence TTGTCACCGTCGGCAGACGCCACCGCGTCCGGTCCCACCGCAGAGGGCCTCGGGCTGAGCAAGGGCCAGGTGGTCCAGGAGTTCGGCTACGACGACGACGTCGACCTCGGGCTGCGTGATGCGATCGAGGACCTCATCGACGCGGACCTCGAGGACGAGGACAGCCAGGAGATGGTCGACGCGGTCGTGCTGTGGTGGCGCGAGGGCGACGGCGATCTCACCGATGCCCTCGTGGACTGCCTCGGGATGCTGTCCCCCGGCGGCCCGATCTGGGTGATCACCCCGAAGGCCGGCCGCGACGGCCACGTGCTGCCCGCGGAGATCGACGAGGCGGCGAGCACCTCGGGTCTGCGCACCATGGGCAACCAGAACCTCGCCCCCGAGTGGTCGGGCACGCGGCTCGCGAGCCGCCAGGCCTGA
- a CDS encoding Gp19/Gp15/Gp42 family protein: protein MSNKLGITWNDMKDRWNGGPLLGDDEPEGDVDAAVRFLLRKLPLLEQWVTQGVVDRADVIDVVFPAVARVLRNPEGYERESDGSYSYGMSSLSASANVWIPDSDWQTLIPYSPLRPGTTGRIGITRGWGWPA, encoded by the coding sequence GTGTCGAACAAGCTCGGCATCACCTGGAACGACATGAAGGACCGCTGGAACGGTGGCCCTCTGCTCGGTGACGACGAACCCGAGGGGGACGTCGACGCCGCCGTGCGCTTCCTCCTGCGCAAGCTGCCCCTGCTCGAGCAGTGGGTGACGCAGGGCGTCGTCGATCGCGCGGACGTGATCGACGTCGTCTTCCCTGCCGTGGCGCGCGTGCTGCGGAACCCCGAGGGCTACGAGCGCGAGTCCGACGGCTCCTACTCCTACGGCATGTCGTCGCTGTCGGCATCGGCGAACGTGTGGATCCCCGACTCCGACTGGCAGACGCTGATCCCGTACTCGCCCCTGCGGCCGGGGACGACCGGCCGGATCGGCATCACGCGCGGCTGGGGGTGGCCGGCGTGA
- a CDS encoding sialate O-acetylesterase, protein MVKYTGSESLPYPEAGDDMKIQSRDMKALAVATDQALAREKLARTETDEQTATALDDIEDRLEATEVTLEYVPTVEPTDGEWMLAETDEAGKISRAVDAQARTWLRLHPDSEGVVNPTVAGEIQPLSVEGWAWAVTDETGQVALGVRTDGTAYTGDAATATQPYDVVLLIGQSNMKGQGQPSAVRDPWPGVDQYPAANKPEAGRILSATEPLLHQGPVTNATGTGLGIPFARRYRQEQPGRRILIVPSAWGATGFSTSAPAQGGTWDWTAPDDGTNLAINAVRQCKDALAAAGDGARLTGILWHQGEGDTGIADQYAAKLDGLIDWVREQLDAPDVPFVVGQMSPDRQGGAGGVTIDAAHQQTPARRMFTAFAPTPPGMHNPGDPTHLSTHALEVMGRGFFDALQRASFNRPGVGPIGPEHVRAHRSGDTVTVSWDAAWCRATDYQVEWRAPGGTWAATGVTHTPALGTTATLTATGPVEVRVTTINETGEATPVVTTA, encoded by the coding sequence ATGGTGAAGTACACCGGCAGCGAGTCGCTGCCCTACCCCGAGGCCGGGGACGATATGAAGATCCAGTCGCGGGACATGAAGGCCCTCGCCGTCGCCACGGATCAGGCTCTCGCACGGGAGAAGCTCGCCCGCACCGAAACAGACGAGCAGACGGCCACCGCGCTCGACGACATCGAGGACCGCCTCGAGGCCACGGAGGTCACCCTCGAGTACGTACCCACCGTGGAGCCCACCGATGGTGAGTGGATGCTCGCTGAGACCGACGAAGCCGGGAAGATCTCCCGGGCCGTCGACGCGCAGGCCCGCACCTGGCTTCGCCTGCACCCGGACTCCGAGGGCGTCGTGAACCCGACCGTCGCCGGGGAGATCCAGCCACTGAGCGTGGAAGGGTGGGCGTGGGCGGTCACCGACGAGACCGGCCAGGTCGCCCTCGGTGTCCGCACAGACGGCACCGCCTACACGGGCGACGCCGCCACAGCCACGCAGCCCTACGACGTGGTCCTCCTGATCGGCCAGTCGAACATGAAGGGCCAGGGCCAGCCATCCGCAGTGCGTGACCCGTGGCCGGGCGTGGACCAGTACCCGGCGGCGAACAAGCCCGAGGCCGGCCGAATCCTGTCCGCGACAGAGCCCCTCCTCCACCAGGGCCCGGTCACGAATGCGACCGGCACCGGGTTGGGCATCCCGTTCGCGCGCCGCTACCGGCAGGAGCAGCCCGGCCGACGGATCCTCATCGTGCCCTCGGCGTGGGGCGCCACGGGCTTCTCCACCTCGGCGCCCGCGCAGGGCGGCACATGGGACTGGACCGCCCCGGACGATGGCACGAACCTCGCGATCAACGCAGTCCGCCAGTGCAAGGACGCCCTGGCCGCTGCCGGTGACGGGGCGCGCCTGACGGGCATCCTGTGGCATCAGGGCGAGGGCGACACCGGCATCGCCGACCAGTACGCGGCCAAGCTCGACGGGCTGATCGACTGGGTGCGCGAGCAGCTCGACGCCCCCGACGTGCCGTTCGTCGTCGGCCAGATGTCCCCGGACCGGCAGGGCGGCGCGGGCGGCGTCACGATCGACGCGGCCCACCAGCAGACCCCCGCCCGCCGAATGTTCACGGCGTTCGCCCCCACCCCACCAGGGATGCACAACCCGGGCGACCCCACCCACCTGTCCACCCACGCCCTCGAGGTCATGGGACGCGGCTTCTTCGACGCTCTCCAGCGCGCGAGCTTCAACCGGCCCGGCGTCGGCCCAATCGGCCCCGAACACGTCCGCGCGCACCGCTCGGGCGACACGGTCACGGTGTCCTGGGACGCGGCCTGGTGCCGGGCCACGGACTACCAGGTCGAGTGGCGCGCCCCGGGCGGCACCTGGGCGGCCACAGGCGTCACGCACACGCCCGCGCTCGGCACGACCGCCACGCTCACGGCCACTGGCCCGGTCGAGGTGCGAGTCACCACCATCAACGAGACCGGCGAGGCCACACCCGTCGTCACCACCGCCTGA
- a CDS encoding helix-turn-helix domain-containing protein, with protein MSAPNLDRLEKRAERLVDDREQLMETLIAIRKEHKLTQKDVAERMGVTQPTVAAFEHYDSNPTLSTIHRYAMAVEAMLRTIVVDDCERSVPSEWSVRHEPRVNAPIRAIVPKRGKAIVQNSAYAHA; from the coding sequence ATGTCAGCACCCAACCTCGATCGACTCGAGAAGCGGGCCGAGCGACTCGTCGATGACCGCGAGCAGCTCATGGAGACCCTGATCGCCATCCGCAAGGAGCACAAGCTCACGCAGAAGGACGTCGCGGAGCGTATGGGCGTCACCCAGCCCACCGTCGCCGCGTTCGAGCACTACGACAGCAACCCCACGCTGTCCACCATTCATCGCTACGCCATGGCAGTAGAGGCCATGCTGCGGACGATTGTTGTGGACGATTGCGAGCGCTCCGTACCGAGTGAGTGGTCCGTCCGCCATGAACCTCGAGTGAACGCACCGATCAGAGCGATCGTGCCGAAGCGCGGCAAGGCCATCGTCCAGAACAGCGCGTACGCGCATGCCTGA
- a CDS encoding DUF5403 family protein, whose product MVSLSKNIGTRAAKIACELPEFDGAADGIRAEVSAEASRHSDTGHFASSIKKERVRGSRGVTDRLITSTDRAALSIEYGHFAHGSKDSSVSYVPGKHVFGTVAERHR is encoded by the coding sequence ATGGTCAGCCTCTCCAAGAACATCGGCACGCGCGCCGCGAAGATCGCCTGCGAGCTCCCGGAGTTCGATGGAGCCGCGGACGGCATCCGCGCCGAGGTCTCCGCTGAAGCGTCCCGCCACTCCGACACCGGCCACTTCGCCTCCTCGATCAAGAAGGAACGCGTCCGAGGGTCCCGAGGCGTCACCGACCGCCTCATCACCTCGACCGACCGGGCAGCCCTCTCCATCGAGTACGGCCACTTCGCCCACGGGTCGAAGGACTCCTCCGTCTCCTACGTCCCCGGCAAGCACGTCTTCGGCACCGTCGCGGAGCGCCACCGATGA
- a CDS encoding peptidoglycan-binding protein — protein sequence MATKWASLPANYSNKRKVERLDPAAAASLHRMSLRMVPGAGANFSIYSALRTHAEQVALFTANYTPAGRGRQLSTDRAYQGQIWKRKAGGVSVASPDLGSNHEDGKAIDIHGAEIQSWLAKNGLRFGWSHDEGARVGEAWHYRYIAGKDQYRSEGTPKIAAMQKALGVTADGKIGTGTVAKIKAFQKAHKLTVDGIAGPNTQAKILAGKGEAAPEAATPTPTIPTVVTATPGWMPGVDTSQTWTGNSHKADVTKIVLHTTEGSGFIDYQGGKVAPHFTVHRDGRIRQHFPTTQSAKALEHPAGTVETNNAGCVQIEFIGSCDRAYAAKNGLFFTEDAQDEDLTGLAAVLAWISAAHGIPLTVDGLTWPTTNAAYTSAPQRMSDSEWLAYAGVCGHTHVPHNSHWDPGAFPVARLLALAGGAPAAVTGKPATKPATTVTLPEGKALLMKLKDLPDYPLLRTAEHLCYYGDESKIESVSGKSPNSLNPGEIFGTGKSSGARGLKAWQKRRGITADGRFGAGTDKEVRAVQKKAGLTVDGKLGPTTFYAGWLV from the coding sequence ATGGCCACGAAGTGGGCCTCGCTCCCCGCGAACTACTCCAACAAGCGGAAGGTCGAACGCCTCGACCCGGCAGCTGCCGCATCCCTGCACCGCATGTCCTTGCGCATGGTCCCCGGGGCCGGCGCGAACTTCTCCATTTACTCGGCGCTGCGCACGCATGCGGAGCAGGTCGCCCTGTTCACGGCGAACTACACGCCCGCCGGCCGCGGCCGCCAGCTGTCTACGGACCGTGCCTACCAGGGGCAGATCTGGAAGCGGAAGGCCGGTGGCGTCTCGGTCGCCTCCCCGGACCTCGGGTCGAACCACGAGGACGGCAAGGCGATCGACATCCACGGGGCCGAGATCCAGAGCTGGCTGGCGAAGAACGGTCTCCGGTTCGGCTGGTCTCACGACGAGGGCGCACGCGTCGGCGAGGCTTGGCACTACCGGTACATCGCCGGCAAGGACCAGTACCGGTCCGAGGGCACCCCGAAGATCGCCGCCATGCAGAAGGCCCTCGGTGTCACCGCGGACGGCAAGATCGGCACCGGCACCGTCGCGAAGATCAAGGCGTTCCAGAAGGCGCACAAGCTCACGGTCGATGGGATCGCCGGGCCGAACACGCAGGCGAAGATCCTCGCGGGAAAAGGTGAGGCCGCCCCCGAGGCGGCCACGCCGACGCCCACCATCCCCACCGTCGTGACCGCGACCCCGGGATGGATGCCCGGCGTCGACACGTCCCAGACGTGGACCGGGAACAGCCACAAGGCCGACGTCACGAAGATCGTCCTGCACACCACGGAGGGGTCCGGGTTCATCGACTACCAGGGTGGGAAGGTCGCCCCGCACTTCACCGTGCACCGCGACGGCCGGATCCGGCAGCACTTCCCGACGACGCAGTCCGCGAAGGCACTCGAGCATCCCGCCGGGACGGTCGAGACGAACAACGCCGGGTGCGTGCAGATCGAGTTCATCGGCTCCTGCGACCGCGCCTATGCCGCGAAGAACGGCCTGTTCTTCACCGAGGACGCACAGGACGAAGACCTCACGGGCCTCGCGGCCGTCCTCGCCTGGATCTCGGCGGCGCACGGCATCCCGCTCACCGTCGACGGCCTCACCTGGCCCACGACGAACGCGGCCTACACGAGTGCCCCGCAGCGCATGAGCGACAGCGAGTGGCTCGCCTATGCCGGCGTCTGCGGGCACACCCACGTCCCGCACAACTCCCACTGGGACCCCGGCGCGTTCCCCGTCGCGCGGCTGCTCGCGCTCGCCGGTGGCGCGCCGGCGGCCGTCACCGGCAAGCCCGCCACGAAGCCTGCCACCACCGTGACCCTCCCCGAAGGAAAGGCCCTCCTGATGAAGCTGAAGGATCTGCCGGACTACCCGCTGCTGCGCACTGCGGAGCACCTCTGCTACTACGGCGACGAATCGAAGATCGAGTCCGTCTCCGGCAAGTCCCCGAACTCGCTGAACCCCGGCGAGATCTTCGGGACCGGGAAGTCCTCCGGTGCGCGCGGGCTCAAGGCGTGGCAGAAGCGACGCGGCATCACGGCCGACGGCCGCTTCGGTGCCGGCACCGACAAGGAGGTCCGCGCCGTCCAGAAGAAGGCCGGCCTCACGGTCGACGGGAAGCTGGGGCCGACGACGTTCTACGCGGGCTGGCTGGTGTGA
- a CDS encoding major capsid protein, translating to MQYHDSVINAEEASTFAREASADQDTQFLYSFQLPTKTVDDLDYAFQQGGSQLIAAAAYRTFDTEAPLGANPEGIEVKGKLPPISEKTPITEWQRLKLYRRDDAMRTAFENHAVNRGKAIATRLELARSEALNYGRVTLNENGLEATVDFGRDAALSPTVTTPWDEADTAGALDDLIAWAQAVQDLSGEMPGRLYGSTKVRTLLQRNKQVISAAQGTNTTTSRISADALNVVLESEGLPAFTTYDKQVLTRANGRRRIQPENRIVFAPAPGDSVSDESGTSGVLGSTAVGIPAEALNGQYGIAEANQAGIFAAVMHGTDPEGFWTLASAIALPVVELPNATASVEVVGA from the coding sequence ATGCAGTACCACGACTCTGTCATCAACGCCGAGGAGGCCTCGACCTTCGCGCGCGAGGCCTCCGCTGACCAGGACACCCAGTTCCTGTACAGCTTCCAGCTGCCCACGAAGACGGTCGACGATCTCGACTACGCCTTCCAGCAGGGCGGGTCGCAGCTCATCGCCGCGGCCGCCTACCGGACGTTCGACACCGAGGCTCCCCTCGGTGCGAACCCCGAGGGCATCGAGGTGAAGGGGAAGCTCCCCCCGATCTCCGAGAAGACGCCCATCACCGAGTGGCAGCGGCTGAAGCTGTACCGCCGGGACGACGCGATGCGCACCGCGTTCGAGAACCATGCCGTGAATCGCGGCAAGGCGATCGCGACGCGTCTCGAGCTCGCCCGCTCCGAGGCCCTCAACTACGGCCGCGTGACCCTCAACGAGAACGGCCTGGAGGCCACGGTCGACTTCGGTCGCGACGCGGCCCTCTCGCCGACCGTCACGACCCCGTGGGACGAGGCCGACACCGCCGGTGCCCTGGACGACCTGATCGCCTGGGCGCAGGCCGTGCAGGACCTCTCCGGTGAGATGCCGGGCCGTCTCTACGGCTCGACGAAGGTTCGCACGCTCCTGCAGCGCAACAAGCAGGTCATCTCGGCCGCGCAGGGCACGAACACGACCACCAGCCGGATCAGCGCCGACGCGCTGAACGTCGTGCTGGAGTCCGAGGGCCTGCCCGCGTTCACCACCTACGACAAGCAGGTGCTGACGCGCGCCAACGGCCGCCGCCGCATCCAGCCGGAGAACCGCATCGTGTTCGCGCCGGCCCCCGGCGATTCCGTCTCGGACGAGTCCGGCACCAGCGGTGTCCTCGGCTCTACGGCCGTCGGCATCCCGGCGGAGGCCCTTAACGGCCAGTACGGCATCGCGGAGGCCAACCAGGCCGGCATCTTCGCCGCGGTCATGCACGGCACCGACCCCGAGGGCTTCTGGACGCTCGCTTCGGCGATCGCCCTGCCCGTCGTGGAGCTGCCGAACGCGACCGCGTCCGTCGAGGTGGTGGGCGCCTGA